The segment TAAATCCGGAATTCAAACCGGAATCGGATTGGATAAAGTAATCGAAGCCTCGTCCTTTATGGAAGGGATATTGAATCGAAAACTTGCTTCCAGATCTTATATTGCATGGAAAGCAAAGGCTTCCTCTTAAGGCAATGGCCAGCGAAAGTCGGTTAGGACGAAATTTTCAGAAACTGTACGAGGCTTACACCCGCCCGGAGTTTTTGGACAGCGATCCCCTATTTCTTTGCTATTTATACGAATCTCCCGAAGACAAGGAGTTTGTAGGAATTCTTTCAGCCTTGTTCGCTTACGGAAACGTCTCTTCGATTCGCGGGTTCCTTTCCCGACTTCTGACACCGATGGGAGACAAGCCTAAGTCATATCTACTTTCCGAAGGAACTCGAGTTTGGAAAGGAAAATTAGGTCCGTACCGATTTCAAAAAGAGGCAGATATTCTTCTGTTCCTTGAAGGATTAAGGATCGCTTATGAAGAAACTAAACGGACAGGATCTCCTTACCTCGAACCCTGGTTTTCGCCTCTGGAAGGAGCCGACTCAAAGCTGGAAAAGAGGATCGCCGGATTTCAATACAGATTAAGCGACGTCCTTTCGGGGATTACTTCCAAATGGAACACTTACGGCCTTAATTTTTTGATCGGTACCGGAAAAGAAGCCTCCGCACATAAACGATATTGCATGTATCTTCGCTGGATGGTGAGAAAGGAGGCGCCCGATTTGGGATTATATAAAACGATTCTCCCCAGCGAACTCGTATTCCCGTTAGATACGCATATCAATCGCCTCGCGGAAATTCTCGGAGCCAGCTCGAGGAAAACTTCCGATTTCAAGAAATCCCGCGAAATCACGGATTTCTTTCTAAAACTTTATCCTGACGATCCGTTAAGAATGGACTTTTCCTTATCTAGATTGGGAATTCTTAGAAAGTGTAAAACGAAATATATTCCGGAATTATGTGAAACCTGCGAAGTCAAAAGCCTGTGCAGAATTTACGCTGCAAAATGAATTGAGCAAAGCTTGCATTTATTCATTTTCACAATAGACTCGACGATCGTTAGTATCGAGTTCCCCGACTTTAATGCGACAAGCAAAGACGAACGGCCCTTTCGGAGCCGATTTTTCGCAAAAATATTATAAAAATTTAATTTGATTGAGAAGCAGATCGTAGAAAAACGAATGGTACCGCCACGGGGAATTGAACCCCGGTTACCAGGATGAAAACCTGGTGTCCTAACCACTAGACGATGGCGGCTTTTCGGACTTGTCTTTGGTCCTGAGTCGTCTGGGATTCGAACCCAGGACCACCTCATTAAAAGTGAGGTGCTCTACCAGCTGAGCTAACGACTCGGACCGTTACGGAACACGATATTTTTAGGACCTCGGGAGTCAAATGATTTTCACGGAGTTTTTTCCTCTTCTTTTGCGAGAGCCTAAAACTTCGCGTCGCAATGTTTGAACAAAAAAGAATCTTCGATCGTCTTCCGAATAAATTTCTTTGGGCGCCTCCCGTTTGCAAACGGGAGCGGGCTGCTACGGGTTCGGACAGTCGTCCTCATCCAACGCGATTACTTCCAAGCAGGAAATAGCAAAGGACTTCCCGCGTTGGACGGGCCCTGCGCATCCCTGGCGCTATAACTAAAGAATTTATTTTTTAAAAACCGGAAGCGATCGTATCTTTACGATCCGGTCCTGTAGAAATCAGATCGATGCGAACTCCGATCAGTTTTTCCAAAGTTCGGATATAGTCCTTACAGGTTGACGGTAATTTATCGAAATCGCCGATCCCGGTTATATCCGTTTTCCAACCCGAAAATTCCTCATAAATGACTTTTACGTCTTCAAGTCCTTGAGAAGGAAAACATTCTAATTTTTTGCCGTTTCTTTCGTATGCGACTGCGACCGGAATCTTGTCGTAAGCCGACAAGACGTCGATCTTCGTCAAAGCGATCGAAGTAAGACCGTTGATCCTCACCGCATGGCGCAGAACTTCCGTATCAAACCAACCGCATCTACGGGGTCGACCCGTTGTTGCTCCGTATTCCGCGCCCAAAGTCCGAAGTTTTTCTCCTTCGTCTTCTAGGAGCTCCGTCGGGAAAGGGCCTTCTCCCACCCGAGTCGTATACGCTTTTGTGATTCCGATTACGCTCTTTAAATGATGGAAAGCGATTCCGGACCCGATGAAGGCTCCGCCTGTCGTCGGGTTGGAGCTGGTTACATACGGATAGGTTCCGAAGTCCACATCCAAACCCGTCCCTTGCGCGCCTTCCAACAGGATTTTCTTTCCTGCCTTGAGTTGATTTTCCAGATAGTATGGCGTATTTATAATATTCTTGCGAACCTTTGAAAGAAAGAGTTTCAAGGAATCTAGGATTTCCTTCGTGGAAATTTCTTCGATTCCGTATAACTTGCCGATTTCATAATTCTTTTCGTCTACAAGGTGTTTTAAACGCGACTCGAAATCGTCCTCCAAAAGATCCCCGACCCGGAGACCGATCCGCATCATCTTGTCCGCGTAACAGATTCCGATTCCTTTCTTAGTCGTTCCGATTTTACGTTCCGGAGCGCAATTATTCTCCCTTGCGGAATCGATCAAGCCGTGAAACGGAAATAGTAAATGGCAGGAATCGCTGAGCAGAAGTTTTTCATAAACTGGAAATCCTTCCGCCTGCAATTTATCGCATTCTTCCACGAAGAACGCGGGATCCAGTACGACTCCGTTTCCGATCACGCAAACCGTTTGATCGTAAATGACTCCCGAAGGAACCAAATGAAAAACGTATTTTTTCCCGTGGACCACTACGGTATGTCCGGCGTTCGCCCCGCCCTGATAACGTACTATGATGTCCGTATCTTTTGATAAATAATCGATTACTTTTGCTTTGCCTTCGTCACCCCATTGGGTTCCGACTACTAATGTTGCGGGCATAGGATTCTTTCCTTATTGTGCGTTCGCTCTGAAGAGGTAATATTTGTTTTCAATCGGTTTTTCACACGCTTTCTAGGCTATCCACGTTGATTGCATAGCCGCAGGCATCCTTCTGTATTCCTGAAAAAAGTTCATAGAGATGATCGTACGCGCCACCCGTAACGACCGGTTCCGAATATCCTTCTAAATATCCCTGGAACACAAAGCCCGTATAGTATTCTAAATCCGGAATAAGCGTAAAGTCCAGGCAATACCGAAGATTTGATCCTATTTTTACCGAGAAAAGGATCTCGCGAGTTTCCGCCAATATTTCGATGGATTCCGCCGGAAGATTAGAATTCGAGAATAAAGAAACCGGATCCTCGTTTTCCCGAGAGAAACCCAGGCAAAGAGTCTCTAAAACGGGTAGAATCCTTTCCCCGTTTCTTTTGTTTAAGAAGGATCGAATCTCCGGAAGATTTTTTCTGTATAGCAAGAAGGACAATTGTCTTTGCTCCAAGGAGGAAAGACCTACGGATTCCACTATGGAGCGGAATAAATTTACGTTTCCAAGAACTATCGTCAAGGGGGAAGCGAGAGAAAGAGCGGAAAAAAGTTCTCCAATCTCCTCCAAGAGCCTGAGAATAGCGGAACTTCCGGACCCGCCAAGGTTTTCGGCGCCTATTTGTAGAATTTCTTTTCTAGATCCGCTCGTACGACCATAGTCCCGAAAAATCTTTCCCTGGTAGAATATACGTTGGTTTTCTTTGCGGTGCGCAAAACCGGCCATCCCTTTTACGGCTTGCACGGTCAAATCCACGCTAGGCGAGATCTCATTTCCGTCCGAATCTCTAAAGCGATAGAGTGCGCTCGAATCTTCGGCGGAAACAGTTAGAAGAAAGGAAGAAGAGTAATCAAAGGAAGGCAAAAAAACTTCGGAGTACCCGAAACCAAGCAGACCGTCGCTTAGCCTATCGAGAAGCTTCCGCCTTTCTAGACTTTCGTCCGGACCGAGAAAATGAAAGCCGTCTGGAATCCATTTCTTTTCGCTGAACTCGGGAGGATTATGTGTCATCTTATTTTTGCGGAGCCCCAAAATACAGTTCGGGATGACAAGGATAGAATTCAAATCGTTTTTCCCAAAAAATAGAATGACAATTCGAGTTCCGGAAGTAGAAAGTATTCTCCGGAAAACTAGGGCTTCCCCTGGAAACCAATAAAAGGCCAGGATCTATTCCGGAAAAATCCGATCCAAACCTCGATCAACCGCAAATTCAATTATAGAGGCGTCCTTAGTATGGCCGAAAAAGAACAATCCCTAGGCAGATGGCAGAAAGAATTCTTCGAAAATATTCATCTGTTTAAACGATCCGGAATGAGCGAAGAGGAAGCAAAGAAAGTCCTCCAGAAATTTTTATATCTTTCGTCCATCACTCCTATGCCGCCTGCAATGGAAGTATTTAAGGACCCGAATTCATTAGAACAGGTAGGCGTTTATACCGCTCCCGAAAAAAAGGCCCGGGAATTCATGATCGAATTTCTTTCTCCGATTATGAAATTCTTTACGGTAGAAGGAATAGAAAATCTGGCCGCCTTAAAACCGTTAATCGGTAAATATCCGTTAACTCTCATATCAAATCATTTAAGCCATCTTGATGCTCCGGCGATCTTTCATTTGTTATATCACGCGTCCCCTGAAGGGCGAGCGGTTGCGGAACAACTGGTATTTATTGCAGGCCGCTTAGCATACGAACCAGATTTTACCCGTCTCGGTTTGTATATGTTCGGCACGCTTCTCGTATGCTCCAAGCGAGATATGGCGGATAACCCTAGCCTTTCCGATCTGATGACTAAGATCAATATGAGAGCCTTCCGCAATTCTCAAAAGCTACAGAATGAAGGAAAAATCGTAGCGATCTTTCCAGAAGGAACGCGCTCAAGAGACGGTCGGCTCATGCCCTTCGTTGATACTGTTTACCATTACGTAGCCAATAAAGTGGTACTCCCGATTTCTTTAGAGAAGACCGACAAGATATTGCCGACGACGAGCTTATTATTCAATCAGGTAGCGGGTAAATTGGTAATAGGAAAACCGGTACTCGTGGGCGATTTGTCTAGGAAACAAATGGAATCGTTTCCGAAGAATATAGAGCATCTCCCCTTTCCGGAACACGGCGATAAAAAGCAGTTTTTAATCGATAATTTGGCGTTACTGGTCGGCCAAAATCTGAATAAACACCAGCACGGAATTTATCGCAATCTGTACAGTGCGGATTCCCGAGACCAAAACAAACTGATCAAAATCCCGAAAGATCCTAAGGAAAAGATCGTTGTTATCGGAAATAGCAGCATGGGTATTGCAGTCGCAACCATTCTTGCCAACAAAGAAGTTGTAGTGCAAGTGTATCATCCGGATACCACTTACACTTCCCAGTCTAACGAAGAACGAAGGGATCTAAAAAACTACTCCCTTTACAAGCTTCCTCCGAATCTTACTTTTACGTCCGACCCGGAAGCACTACGGGACGCGACTTTGTTCATCCAAGGAACGAATCCTTGGGAAATCCATACGGTCTATCCTGAACTGCAGCCATATCTGACCAAAAATAAGGCCCCGTTCTTTAATGTAGTAAAGGGATTTACGAGTTCCGGTCTGATTCTAGACGATCTTCAACAGGCTTTAGGAATCGAAGATGATCGAATCGGAGTCATTTCCGGCGCTTCCTATCCGGATCAAATTATGGAAAGAAAGATCTCCGGTTTTGAAATCGCTGCGGCAAATGAAACTCTCATCCCGCGTATCCAGAAACTGTTAACTACCGGTTATATTTTTCCAAGACCGGCCATTGTTCCCACCGATTATAAGGGGGTTCAATTGGGCGGAGCACTGAAAACGATTTATGCTCTTGTAATGGGAATCGTCGAAGGCTATTTTAATCAGACTTTGGGGGGTAACGTAGATAATTCCTTATTCCACCTTTCGAATCGCTTTTTCAACGAAATGGTAAAGGTCGGAGTTCAGATGGGAGGGCAACCTGAAACATTCCAAGGATTGGCAGGTCTGACGGATTTCATGCTCTCTTGTTTCGGAACTGATGCCAAAGATAGAAAGACGGGATATGATATTGCGAACGGACATCCTTCCGAAAAGATGTCCAACGGATTTTACGGATTGAAAGTAATGCCGAATCTGATGAAAATCGATCCGGAAGAAGTGCCGATTATGTTTGCCGCATACGAAGTCGTGATCAACAAAAAAGACGCGCGAAAAGTGGCGGAAATGATGGAAGAACGACTTTCTAGAGTGTAATGGAAATCGGTTATTCCGAATCCAACGGAACTTTTCCGTTCACGAATAAGTTAATGAGTTCGTTTGCGAGAATTTCAATTTCGGCGGCCTTGTCCGTTAAAATTTCGAAGGTCTTGGTGACGGCAGTATCTATCGCTTCCTTAGGAACTCCGAACGTGGAAAGTCCCAACCGTAATGCGGTGTTTACCATTCTGTTTCGATCAATTGCTCCCACGTACAAGGCTTCTTCCAATAATGCCTGAAACATTCCTCGAAATGCATGCGTTCTAATCAGATATTCTTCATGATCGAAATCGGGGTTATATTTTCCGAATAATAACGCGTTCCGAGCCGCACCTCTTTGACCGATCATCTCTAGTACGCCGTGCGTCCGGTAAGCGGCTAAATACGTTTCCGCAATCGATTTCTTTTTGTGGATTATATAAAGCTGAAGTCCTATTTCTAAAGCAAACACAACCGGAGCATCGAATTCACCTGCTAGACGCTCCGCAGTTTCAGACGCTTCAGAAAAGACTTCGCTTGCAATAGCAAAAAGTATCTCTTCCTTATTTTTAAAAAAATGATATAGACTTCCGGTAGTAATACCGGCTTCGTCAATGATTCTTCGGATAGTCGCTTTTTCGTATCCTTCGGAAACGAAAAGTTTGCGAGAGACCTCGAGAATTTTCGCCCTGACCTTATTCGATTGTTCTACTCTTTTCATGCAACTGGAAGTAATTCCTTCCTACGATTTACTTTCGACTGCTTGAGAGTTCAAATCTTTTTAATAAGAATTCAATGAATGATGTATTTTGCTTCTATCCATTGAGGAATAGAAAAGCGCGTTATAGTTTAACACAGATTTTTCGCAGAATGATCACAATCAAAGAAAAGAAAGAATGGCAATACTTCGTTTTCCAACCGAAAGATTACAAGTTAAACCATAATCAGGGTTAGTCGATGCTCTACGCACCGACTCCTCATAAATCCACGTAAGGCGAAAGATCTAGTTCGCTTAAAAAAAGAACAAGATAATCGGAAATTCAAACACCTAATTCGTTTAACCAAGTAAGAATACGGTTCGCCACCTTCTCCCAACCGACGTCGAGCATCATATCATGCGTCATATTCGGAAAAATCTCAGCCTGAGTTCGGTAAGATTTGCCTGTAGCTAAGACTTGCGAAGGAGAAAAGATCGCGTCCTTCTCGGCACCTAACACTAGTATGGGGGTCATAACGCGTTCCGGTTTCGGTAATTCAAAAATCATCATATCCAAGAAGCCTAGAAACGATTCTTCCTGCATGTTTTGAAAGTATTTTTGGAGTGCGTTCTTCTTTATCTCGGAGGAAAAGAAGGCCTCCTGACATAGATCCGGCGTGGAAACAACGTTATACAAACTCCAAGTAAGGGTAGTCTTTAAAAAGACAAGCGGATGCTTACGCGCGATCCGCAAAGTGGTCGCCAACACTCCTGTAGGCGGAACAGACGCTAACAAAACGGCACCCGGAGTCGAATGCTTCTCTAGATATTTTTGAACCACTAGACCTCCCATCGAATGCCCGATTAGAATCGGCGGGGTCGAAAGTTTGGATATGACATCCTCAAGGTCCGAAACGTAATTAGAGATACGATGAAAGCGAATCTCCTTCTTACCGTCACTTTCTCCGTGACCTCGTAAATCGAACGCGTTCGCTTCGAAACCTTTGGAAGCGAAATAAGGCAAAAAGAATTCATCCCAACACCAGGCGCCATGCCAAGCTCCATGCACAAATACTAAAGGAATCCGATGTTTAGATTTTTTAGTTGGATGACGAACGATTGTATTAAGATTCATATTTCCCCTAGTTTCGAAAGAATTTGCCGTGAAGATTCTCATAAAGCAAGAAAGTCGTCAATCTAAGCGTAGGCGAAGAGCGGAAAAGCTTAAGATCACTAAAAATCGAATTTAGACGGATGCCCCTCACTCTTATTACCAGCAAAATCCGGCAGATTGAATTGCGATTCACAGTTGGAACTCCTACACGAACAACAGCAAAAAAAGTCTTCCCAAAATCGCGGCCTTATGATAAGCCCTCTCGGGTACCACCGCACCGGCCCCCACCCAGGAAGGGCGGGGACTACCCGTTCAAACGCGCAAAATGCCGTTGATTCGATTTATATAACTCTCGAAAGACTTCAAAATTCTTTTGATAAACAGCCTTGTTGGCCGAATTAGGCAGCCAACGGTCCTGTACTGGAATTAGATTGCGGATATCTTTAAAGGACGCAATTTTACCCAATCCGAGTGCCGTAATTGCGGCGGCCCCTGTTGCCCCTGCATTTTGAGGATGCTCGGTCGTTTCAATAATTCTACCCGTGATATCGGCCAGAATTTGACATACGATCGCTGAACGAGCAACACCTCCTACAAATCGAATCGTCTTAGAAGAAGGAATATTCTTTTCGGACAACTCCAAAATCCATCGTTTATGGAATGCGATTCCTTCGATTACTGCCCGAATGAGTTTTCTTTTTCCTGTGTTTAACCCGATATTAAAAAATATCCCTTTCGCTAACGGATCCTCGAAAGGACACCGATTACCATGCAGCCATGGGGTAAAAATCACCCCATCGCTTCCCGCAGGAGTGTCTTTGATAGATTCTAATAGAAATTCGAACAGGCTTTCATGAACCGCATCGGCGCCTTCCGTCACATTCCTTTTTTCCAAATAAACGTCGATTTCATCCAAAGCGAGATGATCTTTTACCCATTGCAGACATTTGCCGGAGGTTTCCTGCTCTCCAAAATAATTATAATGTTCGGGTCGAGCGCCTACAATTGACGCGATTCTAGAATTAATATCCACTTTTCTCTTTCGGGTTACGGTAGAAACCCAGCCGGAGGTCCCAGAATAAATATGCGTGTCCCCCTCCTCTACCGCGCCTGCACCGATACCGATCAGCGATGCATCTCCTCCACCTCCG is part of the Leptospira broomii serovar Hurstbridge str. 5399 genome and harbors:
- a CDS encoding TIGR02757 family protein, producing MASESRLGRNFQKLYEAYTRPEFLDSDPLFLCYLYESPEDKEFVGILSALFAYGNVSSIRGFLSRLLTPMGDKPKSYLLSEGTRVWKGKLGPYRFQKEADILLFLEGLRIAYEETKRTGSPYLEPWFSPLEGADSKLEKRIAGFQYRLSDVLSGITSKWNTYGLNFLIGTGKEASAHKRYCMYLRWMVRKEAPDLGLYKTILPSELVFPLDTHINRLAEILGASSRKTSDFKKSREITDFFLKLYPDDPLRMDFSLSRLGILRKCKTKYIPELCETCEVKSLCRIYAAK
- a CDS encoding alpha/beta hydrolase; protein product: MNLNTIVRHPTKKSKHRIPLVFVHGAWHGAWCWDEFFLPYFASKGFEANAFDLRGHGESDGKKEIRFHRISNYVSDLEDVISKLSTPPILIGHSMGGLVVQKYLEKHSTPGAVLLASVPPTGVLATTLRIARKHPLVFLKTTLTWSLYNVVSTPDLCQEAFFSSEIKKNALQKYFQNMQEESFLGFLDMMIFELPKPERVMTPILVLGAEKDAIFSPSQVLATGKSYRTQAEIFPNMTHDMMLDVGWEKVANRILTWLNELGV
- a CDS encoding ATP phosphoribosyltransferase regulatory subunit gives rise to the protein MTHNPPEFSEKKWIPDGFHFLGPDESLERRKLLDRLSDGLLGFGYSEVFLPSFDYSSSFLLTVSAEDSSALYRFRDSDGNEISPSVDLTVQAVKGMAGFAHRKENQRIFYQGKIFRDYGRTSGSRKEILQIGAENLGGSGSSAILRLLEEIGELFSALSLASPLTIVLGNVNLFRSIVESVGLSSLEQRQLSFLLYRKNLPEIRSFLNKRNGERILPVLETLCLGFSRENEDPVSLFSNSNLPAESIEILAETREILFSVKIGSNLRYCLDFTLIPDLEYYTGFVFQGYLEGYSEPVVTGGAYDHLYELFSGIQKDACGYAINVDSLESV
- a CDS encoding xylulokinase, with amino-acid sequence MREDSLVHILTYDIGTTGTKTCLFEISNKLKLLHSTSAEYELSILENGGVEQDANEWWKAMCDTTRRLFVETGFDSEKISGISFCSQMQGLVLVDSQLKPLRPAMSYMDQRAKEEMHLGIETGIKIEGLNAFKLLRSLQITGAVAGSVKDPLWKYKWVQAKEPEIFRKVHKWLDVKEYLIARSTGKAVMTADSAFATFLFDSRPGKGRWHKGLCNMFGVKFEHLPEIVSSTDKVGELIPLAASELGLKKGIPVFGGGGDASLIGIGAGAVEEGDTHIYSGTSGWVSTVTRKRKVDINSRIASIVGARPEHYNYFGEQETSGKCLQWVKDHLALDEIDVYLEKRNVTEGADAVHESLFEFLLESIKDTPAGSDGVIFTPWLHGNRCPFEDPLAKGIFFNIGLNTGKRKLIRAVIEGIAFHKRWILELSEKNIPSSKTIRFVGGVARSAIVCQILADITGRIIETTEHPQNAGATGAAAITALGLGKIASFKDIRNLIPVQDRWLPNSANKAVYQKNFEVFRELYKSNQRHFARLNG
- a CDS encoding TetR/AcrR family transcriptional regulator, with translation MKRVEQSNKVRAKILEVSRKLFVSEGYEKATIRRIIDEAGITTGSLYHFFKNKEEILFAIASEVFSEASETAERLAGEFDAPVVFALEIGLQLYIIHKKKSIAETYLAAYRTHGVLEMIGQRGAARNALLFGKYNPDFDHEEYLIRTHAFRGMFQALLEEALYVGAIDRNRMVNTALRLGLSTFGVPKEAIDTAVTKTFEILTDKAAEIEILANELINLFVNGKVPLDSE
- a CDS encoding 1-acyl-sn-glycerol-3-phosphate acyltransferase produces the protein MAEKEQSLGRWQKEFFENIHLFKRSGMSEEEAKKVLQKFLYLSSITPMPPAMEVFKDPNSLEQVGVYTAPEKKAREFMIEFLSPIMKFFTVEGIENLAALKPLIGKYPLTLISNHLSHLDAPAIFHLLYHASPEGRAVAEQLVFIAGRLAYEPDFTRLGLYMFGTLLVCSKRDMADNPSLSDLMTKINMRAFRNSQKLQNEGKIVAIFPEGTRSRDGRLMPFVDTVYHYVANKVVLPISLEKTDKILPTTSLLFNQVAGKLVIGKPVLVGDLSRKQMESFPKNIEHLPFPEHGDKKQFLIDNLALLVGQNLNKHQHGIYRNLYSADSRDQNKLIKIPKDPKEKIVVIGNSSMGIAVATILANKEVVVQVYHPDTTYTSQSNEERRDLKNYSLYKLPPNLTFTSDPEALRDATLFIQGTNPWEIHTVYPELQPYLTKNKAPFFNVVKGFTSSGLILDDLQQALGIEDDRIGVISGASYPDQIMERKISGFEIAAANETLIPRIQKLLTTGYIFPRPAIVPTDYKGVQLGGALKTIYALVMGIVEGYFNQTLGGNVDNSLFHLSNRFFNEMVKVGVQMGGQPETFQGLAGLTDFMLSCFGTDAKDRKTGYDIANGHPSEKMSNGFYGLKVMPNLMKIDPEEVPIMFAAYEVVINKKDARKVAEMMEERLSRV
- a CDS encoding adenylosuccinate synthase, with translation MPATLVVGTQWGDEGKAKVIDYLSKDTDIIVRYQGGANAGHTVVVHGKKYVFHLVPSGVIYDQTVCVIGNGVVLDPAFFVEECDKLQAEGFPVYEKLLLSDSCHLLFPFHGLIDSARENNCAPERKIGTTKKGIGICYADKMMRIGLRVGDLLEDDFESRLKHLVDEKNYEIGKLYGIEEISTKEILDSLKLFLSKVRKNIINTPYYLENQLKAGKKILLEGAQGTGLDVDFGTYPYVTSSNPTTGGAFIGSGIAFHHLKSVIGITKAYTTRVGEGPFPTELLEDEGEKLRTLGAEYGATTGRPRRCGWFDTEVLRHAVRINGLTSIALTKIDVLSAYDKIPVAVAYERNGKKLECFPSQGLEDVKVIYEEFSGWKTDITGIGDFDKLPSTCKDYIRTLEKLIGVRIDLISTGPDRKDTIASGF